A single genomic interval of Halobacillus halophilus DSM 2266 harbors:
- a CDS encoding long-chain fatty acid--CoA ligase, whose protein sequence is MKTKHYDFWPKLTKTLTVPETSIYDNLKVSAARYPEHEAIYYYGAALTYRELLAEVDDLAGYLQQYLEVTKGEKILLFLQNSPQFIIGYYAILRAGAVVVPINPMLKTNELEFYIKDGSIRNALIGQEFLEVVEPLVESTSLEHLIVAAYSDYKGNELEDYLPPEVSAARASLTGDHLHIWAEALKRKAEPQEQSVAADDLAVLPYTSGTTGLPKGCMHTNRTVQANTIGAYHWARATSDSSTLATLPLFHVTGMIHSMLMPIFSGNKIVLMTRWNREAARQLIRDQQCTHWVAISTMLVDFLANPAVEAEDLRSLYAISGGGASFPKALGEKLYNLTELEFVEGYGLSETIAQTHFNPPERPKLQCLGIPSFNVDSRIIDPATNEEVPTGEIGEIIVNGPQVMLGYYNREDENESAFIDIDGKSFFRTGDIGRCDEEGYFFIVDRLKRMINASGFNVWPTEVESALYDHPAVQQACVVGVPDPRKGENIKAFVILNDGYEGEVTEEEIVAWSKERMAAYKYPRLVEFRKEFPTTNSGKILWRKLQEQEREKVQGS, encoded by the coding sequence ATGAAAACGAAGCACTATGATTTCTGGCCGAAATTAACGAAAACACTTACCGTGCCAGAAACATCTATTTATGACAATCTGAAAGTATCTGCAGCGCGTTACCCCGAGCACGAAGCGATCTATTATTACGGGGCAGCGTTGACATACCGTGAGCTGTTGGCAGAGGTTGATGATCTGGCTGGTTATTTACAGCAATACTTAGAAGTGACCAAGGGGGAGAAAATTCTATTATTCCTGCAAAACTCTCCCCAATTCATTATTGGCTATTATGCCATCTTAAGAGCGGGAGCAGTAGTGGTCCCGATTAATCCTATGCTGAAAACAAATGAACTCGAATTTTACATTAAGGATGGCTCGATAAGAAATGCTTTGATCGGGCAGGAATTCCTGGAAGTGGTCGAGCCATTAGTGGAAAGTACATCGCTTGAACATCTGATTGTGGCTGCTTATTCCGATTATAAAGGAAACGAACTGGAAGATTATCTTCCGCCAGAAGTGTCTGCAGCAAGAGCGTCTTTAACAGGGGATCATCTGCATATATGGGCAGAGGCTCTGAAGCGTAAAGCAGAACCACAGGAGCAATCGGTGGCAGCGGATGACTTAGCCGTACTTCCTTACACCTCAGGAACGACCGGACTGCCAAAAGGTTGTATGCATACCAACCGCACCGTACAGGCGAACACCATTGGAGCTTATCACTGGGCTCGCGCGACGTCAGATTCAAGTACATTAGCCACTCTGCCGTTATTTCACGTGACCGGAATGATTCATAGCATGCTGATGCCAATTTTCAGCGGGAATAAGATAGTCCTTATGACAAGATGGAATCGCGAAGCTGCAAGGCAGCTGATTCGCGATCAGCAATGCACACACTGGGTGGCGATCAGCACGATGCTGGTTGATTTCCTTGCTAACCCTGCTGTTGAAGCAGAGGACCTTCGTTCACTTTATGCGATATCCGGCGGGGGAGCCTCTTTTCCAAAAGCCCTTGGAGAAAAGCTATACAATCTGACAGAGCTTGAATTTGTAGAAGGGTACGGCTTATCAGAGACCATTGCTCAAACCCATTTCAATCCGCCTGAAAGGCCAAAGCTTCAATGTCTTGGCATCCCGTCCTTTAATGTAGATTCGCGTATTATTGATCCGGCGACCAATGAAGAAGTTCCAACGGGGGAGATTGGAGAGATTATTGTAAACGGCCCTCAAGTCATGCTCGGCTATTACAATCGTGAGGACGAAAATGAGAGCGCTTTTATAGATATAGACGGCAAGTCCTTTTTCCGGACCGGAGATATTGGACGCTGTGATGAGGAAGGGTATTTCTTTATCGTCGATCGCTTGAAGCGGATGATCAATGCTTCCGGATTTAACGTATGGCCGACAGAGGTGGAGTCAGCTCTGTATGACCATCCCGCCGTTCAGCAGGCTTGTGTAGTTGGCGTGCCAGATCCGCGAAAAGGTGAAAATATTAAAGCCTTCGTCATTTTAAATGATGGGTACGAAGGAGAAGTGACAGAAGAAGAGATTGTGGCCTGGTCCAAAGAGCGGATGGCTGCCTATAAGTATCCAAGATTGGTGGAGTTCAGAAAAGAATTTCCTACGACCAATAGTGGAAAAATTTTGTGGCGTAAGCTGCAGGAGCAGGAGCGTGAGAAGGTGCAGGGCAGTTAA
- a CDS encoding branched-chain amino acid ABC transporter permease, with protein MDILTQQLFNGLTIGSVYSLVALGLTLVYGILHIPNFAHGALYMLGAYITLTMMLLWGIHYWIAMAVSVLVVGLLGVLMDRLVFHPLRNAPPIHDKIAAIGMLLFLEAFAQLIWGADYRTMTTPYGQVINLFGTTATMQRVLINVGAIAAMVLLYLFLKKTYIGSTIIAMAQNREGAHLVGINTNKVAMLTFMISGGLAAIAASLSAPINLVFPGMGHLVILKAFVIIILGGMGSIPGAILGGYILGFTESLGATYISNDYKDLIAFLLLVIILSIRPKGLFSREGF; from the coding sequence ATGGATATTTTAACTCAGCAGCTATTCAATGGGCTGACAATTGGCAGTGTTTATAGTCTGGTTGCATTAGGACTGACACTCGTTTACGGCATCCTTCACATTCCTAACTTTGCCCATGGTGCTTTATACATGCTTGGTGCTTATATCACTCTGACCATGATGCTGTTATGGGGAATTCATTATTGGATAGCCATGGCGGTTTCTGTTCTTGTGGTGGGACTGCTTGGGGTTCTTATGGATCGGCTGGTTTTTCACCCGCTTCGAAATGCCCCTCCGATCCACGATAAAATTGCGGCCATCGGAATGCTGTTGTTTCTCGAAGCATTTGCTCAGTTGATCTGGGGAGCCGACTACCGCACCATGACCACACCTTATGGACAAGTCATTAACCTTTTTGGCACAACGGCTACGATGCAGCGTGTGCTTATCAATGTCGGAGCCATAGCCGCCATGGTTCTGCTCTATCTGTTTTTGAAAAAGACGTATATCGGCTCCACCATCATTGCCATGGCGCAAAACCGGGAAGGAGCACATTTGGTCGGAATTAATACAAATAAAGTCGCGATGCTTACCTTTATGATTTCCGGCGGGCTGGCAGCCATTGCCGCCTCTTTATCGGCCCCGATCAATCTTGTTTTTCCGGGAATGGGACACCTTGTCATCCTGAAAGCCTTTGTCATAATCATCCTTGGTGGAATGGGCAGCATTCCTGGAGCAATCCTTGGAGGTTATATCCTTGGATTTACGGAAAGTCTTGGCGCCACCTATATTTCTAATGATTATAAAGACCTCATTGCTTTTCTACTTCTCGTGATTATTCTATCCATTCGTCCTAAAGGACTTTTTTCCAGGGAGGGTTTTTAA
- a CDS encoding branched-chain amino acid ABC transporter permease encodes MGAFLRKRGWLIGFVLLAVVFPFLSQNDYFLHVLTLAFIWMIAVYGLNLLAGYTGYLSLAHAGFFAIGAYALGLLTVKAGLNYWIALVLACVITSAIGFVVGLVALRTREHFFAIYTLCVGYIIYLVIDKWDSLTGGVRGLIGIPAPAAIGPISFETPLSQYYLILFFLLATIFVMYRIVHSLSGRTFIAIRNSEDLAQTIGISTMKNKLLVFVLSTFFAGLAGALYASFIRFIGPDIGYITIIFDFLTYLLVGGLGTLAGPIVGTFLIVSVSQSLQFLQDYRMLIFGPLLTLLIIFYPRGIAGAYLDFRMKRKAKKKKAVPPKKPSYVRQPQEDSEKKVKEG; translated from the coding sequence ATGGGTGCATTTCTCAGGAAAAGAGGCTGGCTTATCGGATTTGTTTTATTGGCGGTCGTGTTTCCTTTTCTTTCGCAAAATGATTACTTTCTGCATGTGCTAACCCTTGCCTTCATCTGGATGATTGCAGTTTATGGACTGAATCTTCTGGCAGGTTATACGGGTTATCTATCCCTTGCCCACGCTGGATTTTTTGCCATTGGAGCTTACGCCTTAGGACTGCTGACGGTTAAAGCAGGGCTGAACTACTGGATTGCTCTCGTACTTGCCTGTGTCATTACAAGTGCCATTGGTTTTGTCGTAGGGCTGGTTGCGTTGAGGACCCGGGAACACTTTTTTGCCATCTACACGCTGTGTGTCGGGTATATCATCTATTTGGTGATCGATAAATGGGACAGCCTGACCGGCGGTGTACGCGGATTGATAGGAATTCCTGCGCCCGCAGCCATCGGTCCGATCTCGTTTGAAACGCCTCTCTCTCAATATTACCTGATTCTCTTTTTCTTACTGGCTACTATTTTTGTAATGTACCGGATTGTCCATTCTCTTTCAGGCCGTACGTTTATCGCGATTCGGAATAGTGAAGACCTGGCTCAGACGATCGGGATCTCTACGATGAAAAATAAGCTGCTCGTCTTTGTCCTCTCTACGTTTTTCGCTGGTCTTGCGGGAGCCCTGTATGCTTCTTTTATCAGGTTTATCGGTCCTGATATTGGCTACATTACAATTATTTTTGATTTTCTAACCTACTTACTTGTCGGAGGTCTCGGGACTCTTGCTGGTCCAATTGTAGGAACCTTTCTTATTGTGAGCGTCTCTCAATCTCTTCAATTTTTACAAGACTATCGGATGCTTATTTTCGGTCCGCTCTTAACTTTGCTGATTATTTTTTATCCAAGGGGAATTGCGGGTGCGTATCTTGACTTTCGAATGAAGAGAAAAGCGAAGAAAAAGAAAGCCGTTCCGCCGAAGAAGCCTTCCTATGTTCGTCAGCCACAGGAAGATTCAGAGAAAAAGGTGAAGGAGGGGTAA